One window of Trichomycterus rosablanca isolate fTriRos1 chromosome 2, fTriRos1.hap1, whole genome shotgun sequence genomic DNA carries:
- the LOC134302806 gene encoding zinc finger protein 420-like has translation MESAEVENLVDLQNDVEEKLIKKEEVEDEDYLCGEASSSVDVTSEDQQNNAFYIQIVKKEDPEDKEVDAALSSSDCGRLGCQSDLEVHQYVLAGERPYHCSDCGKSFNQHSHLKIHQRIHTGEKPYHCLDCGKSFNQQTHLRIHRRIHTGEKPYQCSECGKSFVQQYDLKRHQRIHTGEKPYHCPDCGKTFFRDSALKIHQRIHTGEKPYQCLDCGKRFSQQCHLKIHQRIHTGEKPYQCSQCGKRFNRDSTLRLHQHIHNGEKPYYCAYCTKSFIRERDFRCHQHFHTGEKPYQCSECGKSFTDPNVCKKHQRIHTGEKPYLCSECGKSFTQQSSLKIHQRIHTGTKPYQCSECGKSFNQQGHLKIHQHVHTGERPHQCSQCGKGFNQQNDLKIHQRIHTGEKPHHCSQCGKSFNHQSNLKIHQRTHTGEKPYQCSQCKKSYTNKSNLIIHQRIHTGERPFQCSQCEKSFSTQNNLKKHQRIHAGDKPFQCSQCGKSFNQQNNLKRHQYIHTGEKPDQGISDVPDSEVGSEWESSVLILI, from the exons GTGGAGAAGCATCATCCTCTGTCGATGTCACCTCAGAGGATCAACAGAATAACGCCTTCTATATACAAATTGTGAAAAAAGAAGATCCGGAAGATAAAG AAGTGGACGCCGCCCTCTCCAGCTCAGATTGTGGACGTCTTGGTTGCCAGAGTGATCTTGAAGTCCACCAGTACGTTCTCGCCGGGGAGaggccgtatcactgctcagactgtgggaagagtttcaatcagcacagtcatctcaaaatccaccagcgcattcacaccggcgAGAAACCCTATCACTGTCTGGACTGCGGAAAGAGTTTCAATCAACAGACTCATCTCAGGAtccaccggcgcattcacaccggtgagaaaccgtatcagtgctcagagtgcGGGAAGAGCTTCGTTCAGCAGTAcgatctcaaaagacaccagcgcattcacaccggggaGAAACCCTATCACTGCCCCGACTGCGGGAAGACTTTCTTCCGGGACAGCGCTCTCaagatacaccagcgcattcacaccggagagaaaccgtaccagTGCTTAGACTGTGGCAAGCGATTTAGTCAGCAGTGtcatctcaaaatccaccagcgcattcacaccggagagaaaccctatcagtgctcacagtgtgggaagcgcTTTAACCGAGACAGTACTCTCAGActgcaccagcacattcacaacggcgagaaaccgtattactgcGCGTACTGTACAAAGAGTTTCATTCGAGAGAGGGACTTCAGATGCCACCAGCACTTTCATACCGGCgagaagccgtatcagtgctcagagtgtgggaagagcttcactGATCCAAATGTCtgtaaaaaacaccagcgcattcacaccggagagaagcccTACCTGTGCTCGgaatgtgggaagagcttcactCAGCAAAGTtctctcaaaatccaccagcgcattcacaccggaaccaaaccctatcagtgctcgGAGTGCGGGAAGAGCTTCAATCAGCAGGGTCacctcaaaatacaccagcacgttcacaccggagagaggccgcatcagtgctcacagtgtgggaagggtTTTAATCAGCAGAACgatctcaaaatccaccagcgcattcacaccggagagaagccaCATCACTGCTCGCAGTGCGGGAAGAGTTTCAATCACCAGAGCAATCTCAAGATACACCAGCGCACTCACACCGGGGAGAAACCGTACCAGTGCTCACAGTGCAAAAAGAGTTACACTAACAAGAGTAATCTCATCAtccatcagcgcattcacaccggagagagaccctttcagtgctcacagtgcgaGAAGAGCTTTTCTACCCAGAATAATCTCAaaaagcaccagcgcattcacgctGGAGACAAGCCATTTCAGTGCTcgcagtgtggaaagagttttaatcaacaaaaTAATCTGAAACGGCACCAGTACATTCACACCGGGGAGAAACCAGATCAAGGGATTTCAGATGTGCCTGATTCTGAGGTAGGAAGCGAGTGGGAGAGCTCTGTCCTAATCCTGATTTAA
- the LOC134302817 gene encoding zinc finger protein 271-like, protein METAEVEERVDLLNEEDENKAIKKEEDEDDGYLYGGTSSSVEHQENEGFQIQPEIEEDSEDKDMNTIFSCSLCPASYTSQMYLLKHVKRRHYDICETLVKSEEMEDEDLMPDERPSSPQTSFEKPHHCLECGKSFNRESACRNHQRIHTGEKPYQCSHCGKSFTDQSALKVHQRIHTGEKPYCCPHVRRLLIKRELSEPISTFTLERGRISARSVTRALRIQSTLRTHRRIHTGEKAFHCSQCGKGFNQQSAFRTHQRIHIRVKLYNCSKCGKSFNQQNDFTAHQCVQTEEKAYQCSECGKGFNQQHDLTVHQRIHTEERPYQCSQCEKSFTDPTAFKKHQRVHSGEKPHQCSQCGKCFTNKSNLNSHQYIHTGEKPFQCLVCGRGFANQNNLKIHQRIHTGEKPYFCSQCGKSFTDPSAFRRHQRIHMEEKPYQGSSPPTDDGADDNCESSVETLI, encoded by the exons ATGGAAACAGCAGAAGTGGAAGAACGTGTGGATCTACTGAATGAAGAAGatgaaaataaagcaataaagaaggaagaagatgaagatgacgGTTACCTCT ATGGAGGAACATCATCCAGTGTGGAACATCAAGAGAATGAAGGTTTCCAGATACAACCTGAAATAGAGGAAGACTCTGAAGATAAAG ATATGAACACCATCTTCTCCTGCTCCTTGTGTCCAGCTTCCTATACGTCCCAGATGTACCTTCTCAAGCACGTTAAGAGACGCCATTATGATATATGTGAGACTCTGGTTAAGTCTGAagagatggaggatgaagatcTGATGCCCGACGAACGCCCGAGTAGCCCGCAGACGTCCTTCG agaagccccaccactgcttagAGTGCGGGAAGAGCTTCAATCGAGAAAGTGCTTGCCGaaaccaccagcgcattcacaccggagaaaaaccgtatcagtgctcgcaCTGCGGGAAGAGTTTTACCGATCAGAGTGCTCTTAAagtgcaccagcgcattcacaccggcgAGAAACCGTACTGCTGcccaca TGTAAGAAGACTTTTAATCAAGAGAGAGCTTTCAGAGCCCATCAGcacgttcacactggagagaggcCGTATCAGTGCTCGCAGTGTGACAAGAGCTTTACGGATCCAG AGTACTCTCAGAAcccaccggcgcattcacaccggagagaaagcGTTTCACTGCTCGCAGTGTGGGAAGGGTTTTAATCAGCAGAGTGCTTTCcgaacccaccagcgcattcacattagAGTGAAGCTGTATAACTGTTCgaagtgtggaaagagttttaatcagcaGAACGATTTCACAGCCCACCAGTGCGTTCAAACCGAAGAGAAAGCGTACCAGTGCTCAGAGTGCGGGAAGGGTTTCAATCAGCAGCACGATCTTAcggtacaccagcgcattcacaccgaaGAGAGGCCGTACCAGTGCTCACAGTGCGAAAAAAGTTTTACTGATCCGACCGCTTTTAAgaaacaccagcgcgttcacagcGGTGAGAAACCGCATCAGTGCTCGCAGTGCGGGAAGTGCTTTACTAACAAAAGTAATCTAAATAGTCACCAGtacattcacaccggagagaaaccgttcCAGTGCCTGGTGTGTGGGAGGGGCTTTGCTAACCAGAATAATcttaaaatccaccagcgcattcacaccggagagaaaccctatTTCTGCTCGCAGTGCGGGAAGAGCTTTACCGACCCAAGTGCTTTCAGAagacaccagcgtattcacatggaagagaagccatatcaggGGAGTTCTCCTCCGACCGATGATGGAGCAGACGACAACTGTGAAAGCTCTGTTGAAACCCTCATTTAA